A single region of the Nitrospirota bacterium genome encodes:
- a CDS encoding DNA methyltransferase, protein MDNRKNFFENLVNKVIQGDCLKVMQKIPDDSIDVTFADPPFNLKKKYNSYYDKHEVDEYLSWCKEWLYEMVRITRPTGSIFVHNIPKWLIYFGSYLNEIALFRHWIAWDAMGPPLGRTLLPNHYGILYYVKSDKFKFYDIRMFHKRCRVCHYVLQDYGGKKSQMHPFGPLVSDVWTDIHRIRHKIRRDEHPCQLPLHLLERLLLMSSDEGDIVLDPFIGTGTTAIAAKKLGRKFIGIDIDPRYVEISNRKLEQAVPTVINGCYVSIFLDDIITIRNRDWDKIKDAFIIPQDPLELEKREICLFHKNIKTIKEVAGRIQSNLFI, encoded by the coding sequence ATGGATAATAGAAAAAATTTTTTTGAGAACTTGGTAAATAAAGTTATTCAAGGAGATTGTTTAAAAGTTATGCAGAAAATACCAGATGATAGTATTGATGTTACCTTTGCTGACCCTCCCTTTAATCTAAAAAAGAAATATAACAGCTATTATGATAAACATGAAGTTGACGAGTATCTTTCCTGGTGCAAAGAATGGCTATATGAGATGGTTCGTATCACCAGGCCTACAGGTTCAATTTTTGTTCACAATATTCCAAAATGGCTGATCTATTTCGGCTCATATTTGAACGAAATTGCTCTCTTTCGGCACTGGATTGCTTGGGATGCCATGGGTCCGCCGCTTGGCAGGACGCTTCTACCTAATCATTATGGAATCTTATATTATGTTAAATCTGATAAATTCAAATTTTATGATATCAGAATGTTCCATAAGCGTTGTAGAGTTTGCCATTATGTCTTACAGGACTATGGTGGTAAAAAAAGCCAGATGCACCCATTTGGACCGCTTGTATCCGATGTATGGACTGATATTCACAGAATCAGGCATAAAATAAGGAGGGATGAGCATCCATGCCAATTACCATTACATCTTCTGGAAAGATTATTGCTCATGAGCAGTGATGAAGGAGATATTGTGCTTGATCCATTTATTGGAACGGGGACAACTGCAATTGCAGCTAAAAAATTAGGAAGAAAGTTTATAGGTATTGATATTGACCCAAGGTATGTAGAAATATCGAATAGAAAGTTAGAACAAGCAGTGCCGACAGTAATAAATGGATGTTATGTTAGTATTTTTCTCGATGACATAATAACAATAAGAAACAGGGATTGGGACAAGATTAAAGATGCTTTCATTATTCCACAGGACCCTTTGGAATTAGAAAAGAGAGAAATCTGTTTGTTTCATAAAAATATAAAAACAATAAAAGAAGTGGCAGGAAGAATACAGAGCAACTTATTTATATAA
- a CDS encoding radical SAM protein, with amino-acid sequence MHPIKLIKEKRKTHVLKPPAFGCFRRLPAVNITRGCAHSCVYCYARGFSDAPPKGKVHLYENLPELLERELERKAKRGRFPEWVTFSTASDAFQGIDEVMDITYSAMKMLLERGIGISFLTKGVVPRETIDLLRKYPTKVKARIGVVSFSEDYRRLFEPFSAPVIRRLAVLHELIEAGIDVSVRIDPIIPKVSGSEEWAEHLIKRLKVAGVKNISISHLVMRLSIMNHLMKELPVKLARDLLRLYDGQPWQRVITSARTRLLPKELRLSQYNMIKDISKRYGVECYICGCKNPDLPWEFCNPWVEKEVSPQLCLFERELPCVLES; translated from the coding sequence ATGCATCCAATAAAACTTATTAAAGAAAAACGTAAAACCCATGTTCTCAAGCCCCCTGCCTTCGGGTGTTTCAGGCGTCTGCCTGCTGTAAACATCACGAGGGGTTGTGCACATTCCTGTGTCTATTGTTATGCAAGAGGGTTTTCTGATGCACCTCCAAAAGGAAAGGTTCATCTGTACGAAAATCTCCCTGAGTTATTAGAAAGAGAACTTGAGAGAAAGGCAAAGAGGGGGAGATTCCCCGAATGGGTTACTTTCAGCACTGCGTCAGACGCATTTCAGGGAATCGATGAGGTTATGGATATAACATATAGCGCTATGAAAATGCTCCTCGAGAGAGGTATAGGCATATCATTTCTCACGAAGGGAGTTGTGCCAAGAGAGACGATAGATCTCCTCAGAAAATATCCCACAAAGGTCAAGGCAAGGATAGGCGTTGTCTCTTTCAGTGAGGATTACAGAAGGCTTTTTGAGCCATTCTCTGCACCTGTAATAAGGAGACTTGCTGTCCTCCATGAGCTCATAGAGGCAGGTATTGATGTATCTGTGAGGATTGACCCTATAATACCAAAAGTCTCAGGCTCTGAGGAATGGGCTGAACATCTGATAAAGAGATTAAAGGTAGCAGGTGTTAAAAATATCTCCATAAGTCATCTCGTGATGCGGTTATCAATTATGAATCATCTTATGAAGGAACTTCCCGTAAAACTGGCAAGGGATTTGCTCAGGCTTTATGACGGTCAACCTTGGCAGAGGGTAATCACCTCTGCCAGAACGAGACTCCTACCAAAGGAGCTGAGATTGTCCCAATACAATATGATAAAAGATATCTCAAAGAGATATGGCGTAGAGTGTTACATCTGTGGATGCAAAAACCCTGATCTACCATGGGAATTCTGTAATCCATGGGTCGAGAAAGAGGTTAGCCCCCAGTTGTGTTTATTTGAAAGGGAATTACCATGCGTCTTGGAATCTTAG